In Rhodococcus pseudokoreensis, the DNA window CGCCCAGACTCATCATCACCAGCTGACGCGGTTTCATCGCCTGCTGCAGGCGCGTGGTGGACGCGGGTGGTGGGTCGTGAACTGTGTTCATGGGGTCTCCCGTGCCGTCAGACGAGCTGATCGAGTGCGATCTCGAACGCGGTACCGGCGATCCCGGTCGGCTGCGAAGAACGGGCGAAGCAGCGCTCGAGCGCCGTCGCGACGGTGGCGGAGACGTCACCGAAGATCGCCTCGTCCGACACCTCGACGTCGCCCTCCATCAGCAGCGCGAACGCCCGGGCCATGCCGCAGTTGGCGATGAAGTCGGGGACGACGGCGACGCTCTTGTCGGCGTACTCGTAGGTGGGGCCGTAGAAGATCTCGTCGTCCGCGAACGGCACGTTGGCGCCGCTCGCGACCACTTCGAGGCCACCTTCGATCAACCGGTCGACCTGCTCGCGGGTCACCAGACGCGACGCGGCGCAGGGCAGGAAGATCTCGGCGCCGGAACCCCAGATCGTCTCGTCGATCTCCTCGAACGGCACCATGCCGGGGGCGCGGAGTTCGTTGCCCTCCTTCGCCAGGAACAGCGCGCGGATCTGTTCGAAGTCGTAGCCGTCGGTGTTCGACAGCCCGCCGTTGCGGTCGAGGATCCCGACGATCCGGGCACCCGACTGCGCCAGGTAGTACGCGGCCGCGGCGCCGACGTTGCCCCAGCCCTGCATGATGACCCGCTTGCCTGCCAGTTCTCCGCCGTACACGCGGTAGTAGTGCCGCACCGATTCGGCGACGCCCCAGCCGGTGATCAGGTCGGACACCGTGTACTTGGCCTGCGGATCGGGCGTGAACCGCGCATCCTCGACGACCTTCGCGACACCCAGCCGCAGCTGCCCGACCCGCTGCACCCGCTCCCGGTCGCTGGCCGCGAAGTGCCCGTTGACGACGCCTTCCTGCGGATGCCACAGCCCGTAGCTCTCGGTGATCGGCA includes these proteins:
- a CDS encoding Glu/Leu/Phe/Val dehydrogenase, giving the protein MKNLLTRFEEKAPEIVFEWHDTETSARGWTVINSLRGGAAGGGTRMRRGLDRREVESLAKTMEVKFTVSGPAIGGAKSGIDFDPTDPRKDEVLRRWFKAVTPLLKSYYGTGGDLNVDEMAEVVPITESYGLWHPQEGVVNGHFAASDRERVQRVGQLRLGVAKVVEDARFTPDPQAKYTVSDLITGWGVAESVRHYYRVYGGELAGKRVIMQGWGNVGAAAAYYLAQSGARIVGILDRNGGLSNTDGYDFEQIRALFLAKEGNELRAPGMVPFEEIDETIWGSGAEIFLPCAASRLVTREQVDRLIEGGLEVVASGANVPFADDEIFYGPTYEYADKSVAVVPDFIANCGMARAFALLMEGDVEVSDEAIFGDVSATVATALERCFARSSQPTGIAGTAFEIALDQLV